A segment of the Pan paniscus chromosome 9, NHGRI_mPanPan1-v2.0_pri, whole genome shotgun sequence genome:
GAAGGCAATAGGTAGACAGTGACGGTAAATGTTTGTGGGTATGATTTGAATTAAGCAGCAATCTATATTATTTACAAAGTTGCTTTTGGCCACATGCAGGCCACAAAAGGCTCTTCCTCCACTTGATTTCTCAATAAGGCTGCTTTGTAATACTAGCTTTATTGGAATTAAATGTCCTGAGCACCCAGTGTTTTTATAAACACCTTAAGGGCAAGGATCACGCATAATATTTCATGATACATatgattattttctaatttcttttcatGTCTAAAAATGGGTCTAAGAACTAATCTGACAAGAATGGTCAGAGTTTGAATGTGAGCATTGTAATTCTGCTGATATTGAATATTCTCTGGAAGAGCCCTGTGGAAGCAGATAAGGAGGAAGAGAATTCCCAGGAGCCATGTCAGCCTCCAATATCACCTTAACACATCCAACTGCCTTCTTGTTGGTGGGGATTCCAGGCCTGGAACACCTGCACATCTGGATCTCCATCCCTTTCTGCTTAGCATATACACTGGCCCTGCTTGGAAACTGCACCCTCCTTCTCATCATCCAGGCTGATGCAGCCCTCCATGAACCCATGTACCTCTTTCTGGCCATGTTGGCAGCCATCGACCTGGTCCTTTCCTCCTCAGCATTGCCCAAGATGCTTGCCATATTCTGGTTCAGGGATCGGGAGATCAACTTCTTTGCCTGTCTGGCCCAGATGTTCTTTCTTCACTCCTTCTCCATCATGGAGTCAGCAGTGCTGCTGGCCATGGCCTTTGACCGCTATGTGGCTATCTGCAAGCCACTGCACTACACCAAGGTCCTGACTGGGTCCCTCGTCACCAAGATTGGCATGGCTGCTGTGGCCCGGGCTGTGACACTAATGACTCCACTCCCCTTCCTGCTGAGATGTTTCCACTACTGCCGAGGCCCAGTGATCGCTCACTGCTACTGTGAACACATGGCTGTGGTGAGGCTGGCGTGTGGGAACACTAGCTTCAACAATATCTATGGCATTGCTGTGGCCATGTTTATTGTGGTGTTGGACCTGCTCTTTGTTATCCTGTCTTATATCTTTATTCTTCAGGCAGTTCTACTGCTTGCCTCTCAGGAGGCCCGCTACAAGGCATTTGGGACATGTGTCTCTCATATAGGTGCCATCTTAGCCTTCTACACACCTGTGGTCATCTCTTCAGTCATGCACCGTGTAGCCCGCCATGCTGCCCCTCATGTCCACATCCTCCTTGCCAATTTCTATCTGCTCTTCCCACCCATGGTCAATCCCATAATCTATGGTGTCAAGACCAAGCAAATCCGTGAGAGCATCTTGGGAGTATTCCTAAGAAAGGATATGTAGAGGGTGAGGTGGAGAAAGAATGGGTTGGCTTGTCTGCTGGAGTTGGAGACAGGCTATGGTAGGATGTGCACGGCTGCCAGGATCTTCATGTTTagttttttcttagaaaaaaaaaaaaatgatgtcctGAAACTCAGAGCCACCAGTCTGTTCAGGACTCATGGGTCTGTGTCCTCTGGTAGCCTGTGGATTGAATGTGCTGACTGTGCTGTCTTCTCACAGTGCCCTCACCCCTATCAGTAACTTGACAGAGTCTTGACCCATGGGTCTCCAGGTGACTTCACCGAAAGACACAAAGATGCTTCCAACTTCATTTGCTGAAGAGAAGACTTTGAAAATCTGAGTTTCTTTTCTTAGTCATTGGGAATTTGGTGAACTATCTACTCAGGACCTGGGTGAGGGCCAACAGCATACCTGACATAGGAATCCTTCATTCATTCTGACTGGTGGTGTCCAGCTTCTGATGAAACACTGTTAGGAAGTTTGAAACATTCCAGGGCTGCAGGTTCTGATTAAGACACCTATGCTTGctagaaaatcattttttcaCCTAAGCCAGTATGTGTATTCTTTTGCTTATATTTACCAATCCATCCTTATGTCCAATTCCTTTTATTAAGTACTTTGAATAAGACATGTCCTCTGGCTTTATGTTTCATGCAACTCTTTCTTTGCACATAGATGTATCTTATGATTTCAAGAATGAGAATGGCTCATTTATTTACTAATTCCACCAAATCTGTGATAGGGGATGGGGACACATATACTAAATTAGGGGTGTCAGACTTGTGTATTTGTCCTaagacagagaaggaaataatTATGATAGATTCTGTTCTCTGAAATTTCCATCCCAAGGCCCAGCATAATAAAAGAAGAGCAAGACCAAGCAGATAGGAGGCAAGAATATTATGTTTCTCTTCTCCTGTCTCATGTGAACTTACCTATTATATAATTCTCTATTAATCCTGACAACACAGCTAAGCTTTTCACACAAGCCCTGTATAAATACATTGTTCTGCTGTTATCTTCTGACCTACTTGTTTCCTCAGATATTATTGCTTAGAAATTATATATCTCTTTTGCTATCACTGTATCTttctctatttatctatctatattatTTAGCCTTGAAAGATAATTTCCAAGCCTATTTCAGGTGGGGTGTAGAAGGTTGGAAGCTGTCCAGGAGGGAAGAGTATATCAAGAACCTAGAGTTTTACTTCCCCTTATATTCCACCTCTGCTCTTATAATTCCCTTTGACACAAAAACAAATACCCCAGAGAAATAATGTATTACATAAAAAATTGCTACATGctagatgtatatatttttggagtATATGTGATATtctgatatattcatataatagataatgatcaaatcaggataattggaATATCCATGAccttaaatgtttcttttatgctaggaacattaaaattattctcttctagctattttgaaatatacagtagatTGTTTTCTATAGTCCCTACTGATTTCTTGAACACTAcatcttgttattttttatatctaGCTGTATTTTTATACTCAATTAATCTCTtatcctccctgcctcccttcccagcCCCCAATAACCACCAATCTGCTCTCTATTTTCATGAGCTGTACTTTCTTAGCATCCACATGAGAAATACAAtaattgtctttctgtacctggcttgtttcacttaacttAATGACCTACAGtttcatccacgttgctgcaagtgacaggatttcattctttcttatgactgaataatattctatgtgtatcatattttctttatccattcagatATTAATAGCACTTACATTGATTCCATGTTTTGGCTATTGTGTCTAGTACTAAATATAGgaatacagatatctctttgacatattgattcctttcttttgaataaatacctagtagtgggattactaAATCtcatggtagttatatttttagtattttgaggaacttccatactgtttttcagagtggctgtattaatttgcattccctCCAGAATTGTTGAGGACTATATATGCTAATGGCAGCACCAGGAAGACTTTGTTTAGCCTTAGATGAAAAGTATTGCTTTTGGGTAAACCAACTGTGAAAAGTACAGGACAACATCACACGACTTCCAAATCAAGCCTCCATTTATTATGGGAACTTGCCTCTCAGGGTTGGTTAGATAGGGAAGGAGCCTGGAAATGGTTCTCCTGGGTTCTTTCCTTTTTAGGACCACTTGTTATTCTCCTAGTTTTGCACCTTTTTGGTTCAGGTCTTCTAAATTCTAAACCCAATTTGTCTCCTCTCACCCCCAGGCCATCAAGCTCCAGATGGTCCTCCGTGAGGTATACTGTCCTCTCAATATTCAAGAGGTACCCTTCTACAGGGAACCGCTAGACTGCTCATCAGTGGACAGAAAGTAGGCAAAATTCTGCCCCTGGACCTGGCTGGATACCACTTTTGCTAACCCACTGAGTCACCCTCCTGCCCTGACAGCAAGAGGCCAAGACCCAcagaaccaccaccaccacccctctGTCAGCAGAAAGCAGTTACAAAAGACTGACCTTCATCCATTTTCCTCCAAAGATTTGGGGTCTTGGGCTCTTGAGTGGGGGGAAACATTACAAGTAGTTAGACAGGCATGAGTGGAGCAGGAGGGGGCCCTACCACCTACCCACTAGGAATGTCTGACTATAGTCAAGTGATGGTTGGGAGTTACCACACTGTCCCTCTAAAAATGATAACTTGGCCATCAGTGCCAGGGAGAGACAATCTCCCGATGGTCCAAGCTGCCCCACTAAAGTGTTAATTGAATTCAGGTACCTAAGAGAGGCAACTTCCCAAACAGATGAAAATACTTGAGATTGGTAATCAGTTTCCAGTAAAATCACAGGAAATGAGCAAGTGAGCCTGGGCatgttcattaaaaaacaaagtggTGGAGTATGACCTTCCAGAGGCATTCTGCCAGAAAActgaagaaagcctcagatgggcatgtgTACAACTTCttaaacacactgcgcatgctcaCTTCCTAAGGGTAAGGAGGGCACTGTGCATTCaggcagcccaccctaagggaagaatcatgggagaAGGGGTCCAAGACCCTGGAAGTGGGCCATCTTATAAAGTCCCAGGATCAAGATTAAGTGGGGCACTTGTCCTTCAAGTTGCCtgcttgggtctcttccaagtgtactttcctttctttcctgctctaaggcttttttttttttttttttttttttttgagatggagtctctctcttaacccaggctggagtgcaatggcatgacctcgctCATTGTAACCACCGCTTCCtggtttcaagctattcttcagtcgcagcctcccaagtagctgggactacaggtgcctaccaccatgcccggctaatttttctatttttagtagagaaggggtttcactttgttggtcaggctcatctcgaacttctgacctcagctgatccacccacctcagcctccccaaatgctgggattacaggtgtgagccactgtacctggtgcctgctctaaagctttttaataaacttccactcctgttCTGagacttgccttggtctctttttctgcctcatgaccctcaaattcttttttctgaggaggcaagaattgaggttgctgcaaaCCTGTACAGATTCACTGCTGATAACTTGGATACCTTATATACCCATAACAGAAGCAGATATGGGACTAGATATTGGTGTTAGAACAACTAAGTTCCTCTTCAAAACTTAACTTTCTTGTTATAAGTTGTAAGATTGTAAATTAGCCCTTCTCCCTGCTTTGGCCTTCAAAGTCCTCATCTCactaccttatttggaaaaagtttcAAACTTcgtttttctctctgttctgtgACCAACCCTTCCCTCCTTGCTGCACCCAGATATGCCTAGACATGCCTTCCCTCCTGCCTAGTTAATAAcagtctctccctcccctcctccctttgcAAATTGTGCATTTACTCCATTTGGAAAAGTTTAAGTCTTTTACCCTATTTGGAGAAGTTTAAGTCTTAGCCAATCTGGATAGCTTAGATTGTGAGGTCCAACTgcagccaatggggaaaggacacagaaACAGGAATTAGGGATAAAAACCCCTTTTCTCCTTTGTTCGGTGTGCTCTTGCAATCGTGGCTGATGCAGGTAGCACtgttctgcagaagtaaattgccATTCTGAGACACCTTTTTGCCTGAGTGCTGGTTCTTCTTTGTGGCATCAAGCATTTGTTTCTAACAATTTGGGGGCTCATCAGGGATCCCATTCTCCTCTGGGGAAGGGTCTGCAACCCCCTGTCATGAGGAGATGCATCCCACTGCCTTATTGCAGTGGCCTCAGGAATAAGGAATTGAGCTCCACCCAGTGTGATGAATAAAACCAGGACTCTCAGCAACATGGGAGGAAAAGGCCTACAAATACTGCAGTGACCAGGTAACTGTGCACAGACTATGGTAAGAAAAACCACAGGGGCAGTAAAGTATTTCTTGGTGGTCAGGGCATCCTGGAGGTTGAAAAGGTGTGGGTGAGCTGCACAATTGAGTGCGAAGCCAGCGTGGTCCTGAACTGCAGTTCTGTGGTCAACTCATATGGCTTACGCTGGATTCCTGTCGTGGGGTTTACATCAACATGCCAATGCTAAGAGGGACCTAAATTCACTCTGTGGAAGCAGCCAGAGGTGGATGAAGCAAAAGCAAAGGAGTGCAAGAAACCTCCAGTAAGGGGGTTGAGCCTCTAGAGTAGAGGGTACAAGAAATCTCTAGTAAGAGATGTTGACCCCCCACTTAGGGGTCACACTCAGGAAACACCGAAAACTTCTAGGATGGGAAATAGCCCAAGCAAGACaggataaaaaggaaaagatgggCAATAAAATACACTCAGATAGCCCTCTAGGTCTCATGTTAAAATATTGGAAGGATAATGAAAGAACTAAACATAAGAAAGAGCAGCAAGtgataaaatattgattttttatttggaCCAAAGAACATATCCTCAAACCTTCAAGTCTTCTAGCCAAAGTTTGGGTCTAGTGAGGAATGGATTTGTCAACTTTTAATAGAGTATGTCAATAACAAAAGTCCTATCTCCCTGGAGGAAATAGACTATACCCTGTGTTGGTGGCAGAGGCCTGTCATCCTCTAGTCCATAAAACTACAGGACACAAGCCAGAAACTACTTCCTCTCAAGAAATTTATATCCCTCACCCCAAAAGTCTAACACGTGGGCTGCCTTAGACCAACTTCCCCCACCAAACTTCCTTCCCCCTCCTATAGACCAACTTCCTCCTCCAAACATTACTAACTTCCCTCCCCCTCCAGCAGTTGCAACTGCCTCAAACTCTTCCCCAACTCACATTGTTATTTCCCTCCCTTATAACCCTGACTCTTGGGGCTGTCCCCAGCCCTCCCTTAGGAAGGCTTCAACATGAGATAGAACAATGTAAGAAGGTTATCCAAACTTCCCTTTCCCCACTACCTCTAGAGGATTGGCTGCAAACCTTTTTCCCTTAAGGGAAGTTCCTCTAGGAGGAGGCGGCATTGGCTTTGTGAATGTCCCCTTAACCAGTTCAGAAGTCCAAAGCCTAAAAAGGGAACTAAAACCACTCTTAGATGATCCCTATGGAGTAGCAGATCAAATTGATCAATTCTTAAGCCCCCACTTGTATACTTGGGCCGAGTTAATGTACATCCTAGGCATCCTCTTTTCAGAAGAGGAAAGAAGCATTATCTGTAGGGCTGCTATGACCTTTTGGGAGCGTGAGAACCACCCCCGCCCCAGTCAAAACATCCCTGCAGCTGAACAGAAATTCCCTCCTCAAGATCCCCAATGGAATAACAATATAGCCTATTGAAGAAATATGAGAGACCTAAGGGAAATAATTAAAGGAATTAGAGAATTGGTGCCCTGCACCCAGAATATTACTAAAGCCTTTAATACACAACAGGGAAAAGATGAAGGGCCCATGGAATTCCTTAACAGACTTAAGGAACAGATGAAGAAATATGCAGGTTTAGATGTGGAGGACCCACCTGGACAAGGGATGTTAAAGCTCCACGTTGTCACCGATAGCTGGCCAGGCATCACAAAGGAATTACAGAAGATAGAAAATTGGAAAGACCATTCCATAGAGGAACTTTTAAGAGAGGCCCAAAAGGTATGTGTACGGAGGgatgaagaaaagcaaaagcaaaacgcAAAAATTATGTTGTCCACCTTACAACTCCCTAACAGGCAGCCCAGGGAAATAGAACTTACAAATCTTCTAAGTCCCTGGCTGTCAGACCCTACACAGAAGGAAAAGGGATCAAGCCAGAAAGCcatgaaatagagaaaagaagcaaaataaatgtttcaaatgTGGAAAAATAGATCATATTAAAAGAGAATGCcctgaatgggaaaaagaaaaggaagttatcCCCCTTATGGCTTTTGAGGAAGATTAGGAGGGTCAGGGGCTCTGTCTTTTCTATATTGAGTTCCACCAAGAGCCCTTGATAAATTTAGAGGTGGGACCCAAATTCAAGCTTATTACCTTTTTAATTGACTCAGGGGCAGCTTATTCCTCTGTTTATCATTCCCCATCTGGTGTAATTTGTTCACAAGAAGAACTCCTTATTTCAGGAGTGAAGGGAGAAGGATTTAAAGCAAAAACTTTAGAGGAAACAAaagtcatatataaaaatagatcagctaatataaaatttttgttaatACCAGAGGAAGGAACTAACCTAATAGGAAGAGATTTAATGCTAGAATTAGGCTTAGGCCTCTATGTTAACCAGGGAAAATTTCCCACCTCTCTAAACTTACTCACTACTATAGATGAAGAGTATATCCATCCTAATATCTGgtcaaaagaaggaaatcaaggaAAATTATGAGTTTCCTCAATAAAGGTCAAATTAAAAACTCTTGGGGAAGTAGTAAGAAAACAacaccctattcctttaaaagctaGGATAggtttaaaacctataattgaaagCCTTGTTCATGATAGACATCTTGAACCCTGTATACCCCCTTATAATACACCAATATTACCTGTAAAGAAGCCAGATGGGTCGTACTGGCTAGTGTAAGACCTCTGGGCTATTAATCAAGTAGTTCAAACTACATACCCTGCTGCTCCCAATCCTTACACCATTAACAGCAAAATCCCACCTAACTATGAATGGTTCACTGTAAAACCTGAAAGGTGCCTTCTGGACTTGCCCTTTAGTGGAGGACAGCTGGGACTTGTTTGCCTTTGAGTGGGAAGACCCCCGATCTGGTTTAAAACAACAGTACCCATGGACAAGTGTTTACAGACTCTCCAAATCCTTTtggtcaaaatttaaaacaagtcATAGAAAAATTTTCCTTGCCCTCATGCATATGCCTACTCCAGTACATGGATGACCTGCTTATTTCAGGGGAAAACAAAGAATGGGTAACAGCATTTTCAATCAACTTCCTTAATTTTCTAAGAGTAGAAGAATTAAGAGTCTCAAAAAGTAAACTTCAGTTTGTAGAGCCTGAAGTAAAGTACTTAGGAATTTTAATCAGCAAAGGCAAATGGAGGATTGGGTTTGAACGAATTGAAGGTATTATATCCCTACTTCTGCCAGAAACAAAAGAGGAGCTTAGAACGTTCTTAGGCTTAGTTGGATACTGTTGCCTATGGGTTGACTCTTATGCCCTAGAAAGAAAACTGCTATACCAAAAACTCAATTCAGAGGGAGTCGCCCCCACTTATCTGGACCCAACCAGAAATGCGACagatagaaaaattaaaacatttactaGTAACTGCCCCTGTTCTCATTCTACCCTCCCTAGAGCagccatttcatcttttcatcagtgtaaacaagggAGTGGCTTTAGGGGTACTCACCCAAGATCATGGGGGCCACCAGCAGCCCATAGCCTTTTTGTCAAAAATTCTAGACCCAGTAACCCATGGGTGGCCTGCATGTGTCCAATCTGTAGCAGCAACTGCCTTGCTAACAGAAGAAAGCGGAAAATTAACCTTTGGGGGAAACCTCATTGTTAGCACACCTCACCAAGTCAGAACTATTCTCAACCaaaaggcaggaagatggcttactcaagaattttaaaatatgaagctcTCCCACCATTAGAAAGGATGACCTAGCACTAACCACTAAGAATTCCCTAAATCCCATTGCTTTCCTAATAGGAAATCCAAACCCAGAAGTAACAGGGAACTCACACCCAAAGAAACCATAGCATAAATGTTTAGACCTAATTAGTTGCCAAACCAAAGTTAGACAAGACCTATGTGAAACTCCTTTTCAAACAGGGAAACATCTTTTCATAGATGATTCCTTCCAGGTAATTGAGGGGAAAAGGCATAATGGATACTTCATAGTTGATGAAGATACCCTCACAAAAATAGAATCAGGAAGATTACCAAATGACTGGTCCACACAAAGGTGTGAGCTATTTGCCCTAAATCAAGCCTTAAAATTTGTACAAAATCAGGAGGGAAcaatttatactgactctaaatatgcttTTGGAGTAGTACATAGTTTTGGAAAAATCTGGACTGAACAAGGCCTTATCAACAGTAGAGGTCAAAACCTAGCCCACAAAGAGTTAATAATACAAGCATTAGATAATCTCCAGCTGCCTAAGGAAATATGTTGTTCATGTCCCAGGACACCAAAAGAACCTCTCCTTTGAAAGTGGGGGAAATAATCTAGCCGATCAAATGGCCAAGCAAGCTGCCTCTTCCCAAGCTGCACCCATTTTTCATTTAACCCCTCACCTTCCCCCTACAACTGCACTCCCCATCTTCTCCCATGCAGACTAGGAAAACCTAAAAAAATCAGGAGCTAAAGAAAACCCAGAAGGAAAGTGGGTATTACCAGATGGAAGGGAAATGTTATCTAAGCCTCTTATGAGGGAAATATTGTCACAACTTCATCAAGGATCTTATTGGGGTCCTCAAGCTATGTGTGATACAGTCCTTAGAGTCTATGGGTGCATAGGAATATACACCCTCACCAGACAAATAGTGGAGGGTTGCATCGTGTGCAGAAAAACTAATTAaagggggccagcccctccacacctgtgggtatttctcatcAAGTGGgaggagagactgagaaaagaaataagacacagatgAAGTACAGAGAAAGAACACTCGGCCCAGGGGACTGGCGCTCAGCATACAGAGGAACTGCGCCggcaccggtctctgagttccctcagtatttattgattactatttTCACTACCTCAGCAAGAGGAAGTGACCCAGACAGGATGCTGCAAGGTGAGTCTGAATTGCTCCTTCACTGTAGTGAACTGCAGGTTGGGCAATAATGGGTGCTGCTGGCCAAGTCGCAGTGAGCCTAGTTTCAGGCTCCCTCCTCCAGCACTAACTTGGCTGAGGAGGAGGTGGCCATCATGGTTTTAGCCCTGATGGCCCTGAAGTTTCTGgaccttttccttttaattttaatgtttcagGATATATTACCTCCTGTAATTGCTTGTAGTCAACATTTTGTTTTGACCGAGCCATTACAGACTCTGTTACATTTTTACAATGTgaactttccattcctttcttgaactctgtctctgcct
Coding sequences within it:
- the LOC100979729 gene encoding olfactory receptor 52K2, which codes for MSASNITLTHPTAFLLVGIPGLEHLHIWISIPFCLAYTLALLGNCTLLLIIQADAALHEPMYLFLAMLAAIDLVLSSSALPKMLAIFWFRDREINFFACLAQMFFLHSFSIMESAVLLAMAFDRYVAICKPLHYTKVLTGSLVTKIGMAAVARAVTLMTPLPFLLRCFHYCRGPVIAHCYCEHMAVVRLACGNTSFNNIYGIAVAMFIVVLDLLFVILSYIFILQAVLLLASQEARYKAFGTCVSHIGAILAFYTPVVISSVMHRVARHAAPHVHILLANFYLLFPPMVNPIIYGVKTKQIRESILGVFLRKDM